The Herpetosiphonaceae bacterium genome segment GTCGTCGATCGGCTCGGCCAGCGCCAGCAGCGACTCGCCCGCAGCCAGCGCGTGAGCAAGCTGCTCAGGATCGGCGGTGGCCGCCCAGAGCAGGAGATGCAGCCGCGCCCGTCCTGCCGCGCCCGTGATCACATCCGGCGAGGCCCAGGGCAGCCGCGCTACGACATGGCCGCGCTCACTCGCGGCGGCGATCAGTGCGTCGTCGCCGAGCGCAACGCCCGCCCGCAAGGCCGCGAGCGCAACGCCCGCCTCGCCGAAGTACAGCCCGGCGACGGTCGATCCGCCGGGTCGCGGCGCACGGAGCAGGGCCGACACGCCCTGACGCAGCAGAGCCGTGTGATCGGGAGCGCCGAACTCCACGACCAGCGCGGCCAGCGCCAGCAGCGATCCGGCACTGCCCGCGTACAGATCGCGCGACCAGATGCCGGTGCCGTAATACAGGGCGCTGTCCCAGCGCGGCCCCTGCCCGCCGGGTCGCTGCGCCGCCACACAGAGCGACTCGCCGAGACGACGGGCGAGGTCACGAAAGCGCTGGCAGGTGGCGGCTACCGGCAGCGCGCCTACCGCGCCGCCGTCTTCTGGCGCGACGGTGGCTTCAGCGACAACTGCATCGAGCGACCGCTGCACCGCTGCCATCGATGCGGGACGATCCGCCGCATCGGGCGCGAGGCAGCGGGCCAGCACGCCGATCAGCGCCGGGCCAAGCGCCGGGTTGAGCAGCGCAAGCGGACGGCAGAGCGGCGAACGCGGCTGCGGCGTGAAGCCAGGCTCGGCACCCGTGGCGGCGAAGTACAGCAGCGCGCCCAGGCTGTAGACATCATCGGCGACACCGGGCGGCGCACCTGCGGCCTGCTGCGGCGACATATAGCCACGGGTGCCGCGTCCACGCGACGGCGACGCTGTATCAAGGCCGTGCGCCAGCTCAAAGTCGATCAGATGCACGCGCTCGTCCGGCCCCACGATCACATTCGACGGCTTGAGATCGCGGTACACAAGGCCCCGATCATGGATCGCTTGCAGCGCGGCGGCCAGCGTGCGCCCCAGGCCGACAACCTGAGCCTCAGACAGGGTACAGCCGCACCGGGAAAGCCGCGTTATGCGCTGCTCCAGCGTCTCGCCGCCGATGTCTTCCAGCACCAGGATCAGATCACCGTCGTGCTCGATCAGCGCGAACGCGCGCGGAATGTGCTCATCGGGCGCGAGACAGGCCAGAACGTCCGCCTCGTGGCGCAGGCGGTCGCGAGTATCCTGTCCCCGCCGATCGATCTGCGCATCGCGTGCGGCGCGCTTGAGCACGCAGCGGCGCAGATCGCGCAGATCAAACGCCCGCGCGACTGTGCCACGCGCCGATTGTGACAGCGTTTCGACCACCAGATAGCGTCCCGCGATCAGCGGGGCGGGCGGCGCTCGATCGTGGGCCACACCCGCCGCGACGAAGGGATCGACCGCCCACTCCGGCGGGCAGTAGCCGACGCCGCGCAGATCGGGGAGCAGCGCTCCATCGGGCTGTGCCAGCGCCCACTCGATCAGGCCGTTGGGCATCTGAACCAGCCGCGCCGCGAAGCTGCCGTAGCGATAATGCACCAGGCTGCCCGGCGCCAGCGGGCAATCCGAGGGGATCGCAGGCCCGCGCAGGCCGCGCGTCGCCTGATCGAGCGCCACGGCCAGACGCACCGCCTGCCGCTCGTCGTTGGGATAGACCGTCATGCACTTGCCGATCTGGCTCAGCCCGGCCTCGCCGTCGTTCAAGGCACGCAGGCGCTCCACGGAGGCGATCACCTTGAAGCTCGCATCCTCCGCCAGGAGCACCGACAGCGCCCGATCGAGCACGTGCTCTACCGAGTACGGACTGGCCGAGACATGCAGCTTCCAGCCCTGATCGGGGCAGCGGGCGCGCACGTTGTGCAGCCTGATCCACCATCCGTCGGCGGTCGGCAGCAGACGCCAGTCCGCGCCCTGGTCGACGGAGCCGCACAGCGCCGACACGCGGGCCAGCAGCGAGCCGGAAGCGCGATCCGCGTTCGAGAGCATCGTGTCACCCGGCATCGAATACAGGCCGGACGAGTCCAGGCGAGCGCATCCGCCCTACATCTCCTCGCCGCCCTTGGTTCCGGTGGTGCCGGGAGTCATCGCCAGCCGTGTCTGGAACTCCTCGACAATCTCGTCGTCGGATTTGTTTTTTTGGTCGATGCCCATAAAGCTCGCCAGCGCCGAGGGTGAGATCGGAAAGCCAGCCGCCCGCGCCGCGCCGATCGGATCAGCCGCCAGTTGTTGCGCGAAAGCCGGGTCGGCAGCCGCGCGGTCGCTCAAACGTTGCATCACTTCGTCGATGTTGGTCATGCGAGTTTCCTTTCCAGGCTAGTGGGAGTCCGACACACGAGCAGCGATGGGCACAATCCCGCGTTGACATGCGAACTTGCTGGGAAACCCGGCGTAACGTCTGGGGAGATGGGGGGTTTCTTGATCGAATTGTGGACCGAAGCACCGTTGCGAGGCGTGGTGGATGGTGGTGCTCCTGGCTGTATTGTATAGGGTCCGTCAAGCGCTGCGTTGTTTCGAGTTTCAAGTTCAAAGTTTCAAGTTCAAAGTTTCAAGACCAGGGTTCAGGGATCGGGCGTCAGGGGTCAGGTGCGGCGTGCAGAAGCGCTGCGGCATGGTGCAGAGGGACTGTGTCATGCCGTTGGAGCGGATCGTGCAGGCCCTCACCCCGGCGCTCGCGCCACCCATCTCCCATGACATAGGAGAGGGGGAGGGTGGGTGCTCCCCTTGTGCGCCGGGCGCCCCATTGTTCCGTCGTTCCGTTGTTCCGTTGTTCTTTGTTCCGTTGTTCTTTGTTCTTTCACCCCCTGAGCGCGGAGGCAATCGCCTGCTCACGCGACATTGCCGTGCCCTCGGCCCAGGCTGCGGCAAACGTCGACTCATCCAGGCTGCCGCGCGCAGCCGCAAGCACCTGCTCATACACGATCCGATCCGAGGGCGCGATCGGCGCGTCGATCGCATCGCGCACCGATCGGGCGGCGGCGCAGAGGATCACCGCCGCTCGGCTCCGGCCCTGCGCCTCTGCCAGCGCCGCGAGCTTCTCCACCGACGAGGCAACGCCGATCAGATCGTCGGTGTCGCGGCGCAGCACGAGGCTTTCCACAAGATGCGCACTGGCCTGCTCGTAGCGCCCCTGGCTGACCGCGACCTGTCCCAGCAGCTCAAGCGTGGCCGCAATATCCATCGTGCGGCCAAGCTCGCGAAAGTGCGCCAGCGCCTCGACGCCGAGCGTCCACGCGGTGGCGGCATCCTCTTGCAGCAGCGCGGTCAGCGCCAGCGCGTGCAGCGACAGGCTGATGCCGAGCTTATCGCTCAGCTCGCGGAACAGCCCAAGATTTTGCTCGAACAGCACGCGCGCCGCCGCGTAGTCCGCCTCTTCCACCGCGACGACGCCGAGGTTGTGCAGCGCGAAGGCGATCCCCCGCTTATCGCCCAGCGCGCGCCGCAGCGCGAGGCTTTGCTCGTAGAGCGAGCGCGCCAGCGGGTAGTTGCCCTGAAGATGCGCCACCTGCCCCAGCCGGTAGAGCGTGTTGCCCATGCCATGCCTGTCGCCAAGCTCCTGAGACAGCGCCAGGCTCTCGTCGAGCAGCGCCCGCGCCGTCGCATAATCGTCGAGTGTGTGGGCTACCGCGCCAAGGCCGTGGAGCGCGCGCGCCTGAAGCTGCCGATCGTTCAGATCGCGGGCCAGCGCCAGGCTTTGCTCGAAGCGTGGCCGCGCTGCGGCGGCATCGCCCTGGCGGACGGCCATCAGGCCCGATGCGACGAGCGCCTTCGCCCTCGCCCCGGTGGTCGGAGCCGATTGGCTCAGCATCTCGTCAAGCCAGCGCCGGGCCTCGCTGTAGTAGCCGCGCGCCGACCAGAACTCGGCGAGGACGCCCGCCAGCCGCAGCCCTATCTCCGGCTCCGGCGCGTCTCGACACCAGGCCAGCGCCGCCCGCAGGTTGTTATGCTCGATCTCAAGCCGATCCAGCCAGCGCGCCTGATCGACGCCGAGCAGCTCCGGCTCGGCCTGCTCCGCCAGATCAAGGTAGTAGGCCACGTGAAGGGCGTGCAGCTCGTCGGCAGCACCACCCAGCGCCAGACGCTCCAGGGCATACTCGCGGATCGTTTCGAGCATCATAAAGCGCGGCTCGGCCTCCGGCGCATCGATCTGCCGCACGAGGCTCTTATCGACCAACGACTGAAGCCCGTCCAGCACGTCAAGCTCGCCCGAATCGCAGCAGATCGCCTCGGCAGCCTCAAGCGC includes the following:
- the lanL gene encoding class IV lanthionine synthetase LanL, whose translation is MLSNADRASGSLLARVSALCGSVDQGADWRLLPTADGWWIRLHNVRARCPDQGWKLHVSASPYSVEHVLDRALSVLLAEDASFKVIASVERLRALNDGEAGLSQIGKCMTVYPNDERQAVRLAVALDQATRGLRGPAIPSDCPLAPGSLVHYRYGSFAARLVQMPNGLIEWALAQPDGALLPDLRGVGYCPPEWAVDPFVAAGVAHDRAPPAPLIAGRYLVVETLSQSARGTVARAFDLRDLRRCVLKRAARDAQIDRRGQDTRDRLRHEADVLACLAPDEHIPRAFALIEHDGDLILVLEDIGGETLEQRITRLSRCGCTLSEAQVVGLGRTLAAALQAIHDRGLVYRDLKPSNVIVGPDERVHLIDFELAHGLDTASPSRGRGTRGYMSPQQAAGAPPGVADDVYSLGALLYFAATGAEPGFTPQPRSPLCRPLALLNPALGPALIGVLARCLAPDAADRPASMAAVQRSLDAVVAEATVAPEDGGAVGALPVAATCQRFRDLARRLGESLCVAAQRPGGQGPRWDSALYYGTGIWSRDLYAGSAGSLLALAALVVEFGAPDHTALLRQGVSALLRAPRPGGSTVAGLYFGEAGVALAALRAGVALGDDALIAAASERGHVVARLPWASPDVITGAAGRARLHLLLWAATADPEQLAHALAAGESLLALAEPIDDGLCWTIPPGCGSLSSKRFLGYAHGAAGIGDALLDLYEATRDERFGSAAHAAARWIIRQAIPALDDGSGACWPKQPGGEPSRALWCHGATGIGRFLLHLAQVGGMAHAADFAARAARTAAHGARWAGPTQCHGLAGNIEFLLDMFQATRSASYLDEALVLARLLEAFMIERDGLLLCQSDLPDVFTPDLMLGYGGVILCLLRLSDPERRPHQISRAGVQDRGGRVGLVLPATAQAARQSP
- a CDS encoding tetratricopeptide repeat protein; protein product: MTDLPSGTITFLFTDIEGSTLRWEQHGEAMQRALARHDALLRAAITSHDGVVFKTVGDAFYAAFTTATSALGAALTAQRALQSAAWDDSVGPLRVRMALHTGSAEMRDGDYFGPALNRVARLLAAGHGGQILLSRVTQELVRDLLPPVTQLRDLGEHRLKDLIRPEHIFQLLAPDLRADFPPLRTLESRINNLPPQPSPLLGRDQELVELRALLRRPDVRLVTLTGPGGTGKTRLGLQLGADLLDDFTDGVFLIELAPIADPGLVASTIAHTLGVKETGGEPLSAGLQAWLRDKQTLLILDNFEQVAAAAPVVADLLRAAPRLKVVITSRVVLRLYEEREFLVAPLQTPNPRQLPPLERLSQYAAVALFIERAQAVKRDFQVTNENAPAVAEICARLDGLPLAIELAATRTKLLTPQALLARLDNRLKMLTGGARDRSARQQTLRGAIDWSYDLLDAAEQALFARLAVFVGGWALEAAEAICCDSGELDVLDGLQSLVDKSLVRQIDAPEAEPRFMMLETIREYALERLALGGAADELHALHVAYYLDLAEQAEPELLGVDQARWLDRLEIEHNNLRAALAWCRDAPEPEIGLRLAGVLAEFWSARGYYSEARRWLDEMLSQSAPTTGARAKALVASGLMAVRQGDAAAARPRFEQSLALARDLNDRQLQARALHGLGAVAHTLDDYATARALLDESLALSQELGDRHGMGNTLYRLGQVAHLQGNYPLARSLYEQSLALRRALGDKRGIAFALHNLGVVAVEEADYAAARVLFEQNLGLFRELSDKLGISLSLHALALTALLQEDAATAWTLGVEALAHFRELGRTMDIAATLELLGQVAVSQGRYEQASAHLVESLVLRRDTDDLIGVASSVEKLAALAEAQGRSRAAVILCAAARSVRDAIDAPIAPSDRIVYEQVLAAARGSLDESTFAAAWAEGTAMSREQAIASALRG